TCAAAGCTAATTGTAAATATGGAGGTAAACATGGGTAAAATTACAGTGGTAGGGTTAGGGCCAGGTGATGTTAGTTCACTCACATTAGGTGCTATAGAAATTATAGGTAATGGCAATAAGGTTTTTTTGAGAACAGAAAAGCACCCTACAGTCGAATATTTAGACCAAAAAGGTATAGAATATAACTCATATGACTATGCTTATGAGATAGAAGCAAGCTTTGAAAAGGTCTATGAGCATATAACTCAAGATTTAGTAACAAAGTCCCAAAAACATGGTCATATTACTTATTGTGTACCTGGTCATCCATTAGTTGCTGAAAAAACAGTGGCAATGCTTATAAGCCTTGAAAAACAGGGAAAGATAGAGTTAGAGATAGTACCAGGTTTAAGCTTTATTGAGCCAATAATCTTAGCAGTAGGACATGACCCTATAAATGGTCTAAAAGTAATAGATGGACTTAACATAAAGGAAATAAGTGTCGATATAAATATTGACTGTATTATAACTCAAGTGTATGATAAAATGAGAGCTTCAGAGGTTAAGCTTGCTCTTGCTGAAATATATGGAGATGAGCATGAAATATATGTTATAAGTTCAGCTGGTATTAAAAAGGATGAAGAAATAGTCAAGATTCCTCTTTATGAACTGGACAGGGTAGACAATATAGGCTATTTAACAAGCATATATGTACCTAGAGTAAAGGACAAATCCATATATGACATTTATGATTTAATTAGAATAATGGAAAAGCTAAGAGGGGAGGAAGGATGCCCTTGGGATGCAGAGCAAACCCATGTATCATTAAGAGAATATATAATTGAAGAAGCCTATGAAGTTGTAGACGCAATTAACAATGAGGACATGGATGCCTTAGCAGATGAATTAGGCGATTTGCTTTTACAAGTAGTATTTCAAAGTCAAATAGGTAAAGAGGAAGGATATTTTAACTTCTGGGATGTGACAACAAATATCTGTAAAAAGCTTATCTATAGACATCCACATGTGTTTTTAGATAAAACAGCAGATAATGTATATGAGGCCTTAAAAAATTGGAATGATATGAAGGCTGAGGAAAAAAACATAAAAACATATACTGAGAGACTTAAAGACATACCTAAAAGCCTTCCTTCGCTTATGAGAAGCTACAAGGTGCAGCAAAGAGCTGCTGATGTTGGATTTGATTGGGAGCATGTAAATGGAGCAATAGAGAAGCTCCATGAAGAGCTTAATGAAGTAATACAGGAAATAGAGAACAATAATAAAGAAAATCTAGAATTAGAAATAGGGGATTTAATATTTGCTATAGTAAATGTAAGTAGGTTTTTAAACATAAATCCTGAGAATGCAATAAATAAAACTATAGAAAAATTTGTCGAAAGATTTGAGTTTATTGAAACCGAAAGCAAAAAAATGGGCAAGAATTTAAAGGAAATGTCCCTAGAAGATATGGATTTCATGTGGGAAAAAGCAAAAATACATAAAAATAAAAAAAATGATAAAAAATAGTACAGAAAAGAAGGATTTTGCATAAAAACATAGAATATGCTATTTGTAACCAATTATTAATATTATGAGGGAGGTTATATTGTGAACAAAGCTGAATTAGTAGCTAGCATGGCTGAAAAAAGCAACTTAACAAAAAAAGATGCAGAAAGCGCTCTTAATGCATTCATGAAAAGCGTTGAAGAAGCATTAGCAGGTGGAGAAAAGGTACAATTAGTTGGTTTTGGTACTTTCGAAGTTAGAGAAAGAAAAGCTAGAGAAGGTAGAAACCCAAGAAACCCAGAAGAAGTTATTAAAATACCAGCTTCTTCAGCACCAGTTTTCAAAGCTGGCAAAACATTAAAAGAAGCAGTAAACAAATAAGAGAATCAGGTCAGTGACCTGATTTTTTTATAACAAATAGGAAGGTTCTACATTATTATTTTTTTATAGAAGCTTTTGTAATAATGAGGTGATGCTATGAGAATAGATAAATATTTAAAAAATGCAAGAATAATTAAAAGAAGAACAATAGCCAAGGAAGCATGTGAGCAAGGAAGAGTTCTAGTGAATGGAAAAGAGGCAAAGCCTGGAACAGTATTAAGCGTAGGAGATATAATCCAAATTAACTTTGGAGCCAATACAATGAAAATTGAAGTTTTAAAACTACTTGAACATGTTACAAAAGAAAGTGCTGAGGAAATGTACAGAAATATATAGAAGGGCTGGTCTAAAGACCAGCCCTTTGCATTTTCTAAATATCTTATATATGAAGAGAATCTTACTAACTGCTAGCATAAAAAAAGGCAAAGCTACATATTCATTAACATAAGTATATAAATGGGAGGGGAATAAATGGTTACGGAAAAGAAAACCACATTAAAGAGTAACAATATTATACTTGAAGATAGAGAAAAGCTTGGCATATCAGGTGTTGAATATGTAGAGAGCTTTAACGATAATACTATAATCCTTTTTACATCAAAAGGAGGACTTACTATTAAGGGCGCTTCATTAAATATAAGCAAGCTAAATTTAGACGATGGTAATGTAACTATTCAAGGTATTATAAACAGCTTAAATTACACTAACAAAGAACTATCGGCTAATAAAGGAGGGGGCTTGTTAGGGAAAATGTTTAAGTAACATCTAGTATTTTCATGAGGTGATAGGATGGATAGCTACGTCCAAAATCAAGGATATATTTTTCTTTCAACTTTATATGGAGGCATCATTATTGGATTCGCATATGATATATATAGAATATTTAGATATTATTTTAAACCAAAAAAAATAGCTACATTTATTGAAGATTTTATTTTTTGGATAATTATTTCCTTAATTTCTCTTACAGTTCTTTTATATACGAATTGGGGAGAAATAAGGGGCTATGTTTTTATTGGGTTTTTTAGTGGTGCTTTTTTATATTCAAAGCTTTTAAGCAAGATTATTATTAGCACCATAGTTTGGATAGTAAATGGGATAATAAGCATTCTAAGGAGAGTGTTTAAGGTTATTTTCTTTCCCTTTAGATTAATTATGTCAAAGCTTCGCGAACCATATGTAAAGCTTAAATCTAGTGTAAATAGATTAACTAGAAAAACTAAGAGATATCTGGGTTTACCCTTTGTAGTGCTTAAAAGATGTAAAAAGAACATTAAAACTCTATTTCGCAAAAAATAATTGGAATAGATAGGCTAGGCCTAAAACAGCGTACGATAACAAAATATACCATTAGATTATTACATAATACTTTTTCTCTATAAAGGATTTTAAATATTTTTGTAGAAACAATAT
Above is a genomic segment from Proteiniborus ethanoligenes containing:
- the mazG gene encoding nucleoside triphosphate pyrophosphohydrolase, with amino-acid sequence MKEKLSKLIVNMEVNMGKITVVGLGPGDVSSLTLGAIEIIGNGNKVFLRTEKHPTVEYLDQKGIEYNSYDYAYEIEASFEKVYEHITQDLVTKSQKHGHITYCVPGHPLVAEKTVAMLISLEKQGKIELEIVPGLSFIEPIILAVGHDPINGLKVIDGLNIKEISVDINIDCIITQVYDKMRASEVKLALAEIYGDEHEIYVISSAGIKKDEEIVKIPLYELDRVDNIGYLTSIYVPRVKDKSIYDIYDLIRIMEKLRGEEGCPWDAEQTHVSLREYIIEEAYEVVDAINNEDMDALADELGDLLLQVVFQSQIGKEEGYFNFWDVTTNICKKLIYRHPHVFLDKTADNVYEALKNWNDMKAEEKNIKTYTERLKDIPKSLPSLMRSYKVQQRAADVGFDWEHVNGAIEKLHEELNEVIQEIENNNKENLELEIGDLIFAIVNVSRFLNINPENAINKTIEKFVERFEFIETESKKMGKNLKEMSLEDMDFMWEKAKIHKNKKNDKK
- a CDS encoding RNA-binding S4 domain-containing protein, giving the protein MRIDKYLKNARIIKRRTIAKEACEQGRVLVNGKEAKPGTVLSVGDIIQINFGANTMKIEVLKLLEHVTKESAEEMYRNI
- the yabQ gene encoding spore cortex biosynthesis protein YabQ is translated as MDSYVQNQGYIFLSTLYGGIIIGFAYDIYRIFRYYFKPKKIATFIEDFIFWIIISLISLTVLLYTNWGEIRGYVFIGFFSGAFLYSKLLSKIIISTIVWIVNGIISILRRVFKVIFFPFRLIMSKLREPYVKLKSSVNRLTRKTKRYLGLPFVVLKRCKKNIKTLFRKK
- the yabP gene encoding sporulation protein YabP yields the protein MVTEKKTTLKSNNIILEDREKLGISGVEYVESFNDNTIILFTSKGGLTIKGASLNISKLNLDDGNVTIQGIINSLNYTNKELSANKGGGLLGKMFK
- a CDS encoding HU family DNA-binding protein, translated to MNKAELVASMAEKSNLTKKDAESALNAFMKSVEEALAGGEKVQLVGFGTFEVRERKAREGRNPRNPEEVIKIPASSAPVFKAGKTLKEAVNK